One window of Syngnathus acus chromosome 16, fSynAcu1.2, whole genome shotgun sequence genomic DNA carries:
- the LOC119136391 gene encoding regulator of G-protein signaling 22 isoform X2: MHSDISIEFPQLTVHNFENFLTSDHLFVHTLNRFLSLPCFPQALLYNEETDQFEVPSDAAEFTFNKIRSALEYTKSQILHKNVKALAKTPLVDNSYAVSCLDRKQGVQWIIKERLTYFLQSSCYHEYRLSKLLFQWARNINIDRSTCNCRLATAVLSDKEGFRAHENNSSKQGCVRIHQLLGTSSGHSAQVHRNVSESSRRSSKLSSSTSFASTLYGADINIRETSDASQEKQIHEEASELDLQNLAAQIVHKVVDDAVFKLTAQNHKKCTCIDKKCKCMHWHCSVDENTKKSCKECQKWSRGNDICDGNKSKMSEASSETETVQDVCCHGGCHQGNQPGMDDFKEFLRGTTGGRLLSLWMDIERLKTLNRERENSFLALMRSRYLLSSSQNSLRLQQLCRFGLTTSPCWTKERLCSVQPKVMESITSYWVPRYWTSPQVQVDLNDPDREWCVSPYLASMTPCSLCPEPWLPLPYNPQFCEHSHPSRSQSLERTRLEKVLQALFVDPEAGSYFTHFCEQSGNQLWENAVYFWNDLQHHHELFYQDRLDPYRVQRIAQVICSTYLHSSASRSIGMKEEIKKEVYNQLTPAFEELFDKVEDHILNILMEAWTALVDLDKKAFLQVDVYKNVRCVNTWQFRELQNLYAEFKQNKHQQITSPLNTASGLFSQGHRDLESWSNVPAQYQGYRLGSLLRHHHEIWHFMSFLRNKDASIHLECWLDLEQYRQTPQRNKALTQDRSSHIARKYLNSNYFFSSQSPATEEQQNHILHLAGGLELLQFECLSKPVTVEIQEIIRCHIEKKWLPEFLATAEFRERWKRKAKDSTHRHKTRKEGWKSQGLWMSSSKEILLFRRLLLNPASCLHFQHFVSPRGDFLENDVLFWLEVQRYKDLCHSHSDEATIQQKISTIIKCFINSSSPPALQIDIPLEQAKHIMEKRHKLGPYIFREAQMSVFSELLRFWPKFQELSSSVLEGQLLEMLQDERVKHKARVRRQRRKEEEEDERRAQEEYVKRLTRSSSENDDMQNEKDKGVEKRASQTTSGLTLFSPKPFSWSYSKYMAALKRNERLLKRQSQKEASFSTYSVSSDGSVTSTGRKGSHQKASRPSSKSHVKESQ; the protein is encoded by the exons ATGCATAGTGACATTTCAATAG AGTTTCCCCAGCttactgttcataatttt GAGAACTTCCTGACCTCCGATCACCTGTTTGTTCACACGTTAAATCGATTTTTAAGTCTGCCG TGTTTCCCACAGGCTTTGCTGtacaatgaggagacggatcAGTTCGAGGTGCCAAGCGACGCGGCAGAGTTCACCTTCAACAAAATCAGATCGGCACTAGAATACACCAAATCACAGATCCTTCATAAGAATGTCAAAGCGCTGGCAAAAACCCCTTTGGTGGACAACAGTTACGCTGTCTCG TGTCTGGACAGAAAACAGGGGGTTCAGTGGATTATAAAGGAAAGATTGACTTATTTCCTTCAAAGTAGCTGCTACCATGAGTACAG ATTATCCAAGTTGTTGTTTCAGTGGGCACGAAATATAAACATCGACAGGAGTACATGCAACTGTCGTCTAGCCACGGCTGTTCTGAGTGACAAAGAAGGATTCCGTGCTCACGAGAACAATTCATCCAAACAAG GTTGTGTGAGAATACATCAGCTGCTCGGTACATCCTCTGGCCACAGCGCACAAGTCCACAGAAATGTCAGTGAATCATCAAGGCGTTCTTCTAAGCTGTCTTCCTCCACTTCCTTTGCGTCAACCCTCTACGGTGCTGACATCAACATCCGAGAGACATCAGACGCATCTCAAGAAAAGCAAATACATGAAGAGGCCTCGGAACTGGATTTGCAAAACCTGGCTGCCCAAATAGTTCACAAGGTAGTTGACGATGCTGTCTTTAAGTTGACCGCACAGAACCACAAAAAGTGTACTTGCATCGATAAAAAATGCAAGTGTATGCATTGGCACTGTTCAGTTGATGAGAACACTAAAAAATCCTGTAAAGAATGCCAAAAATGGAGTCGAGGCAATGACATTTGTGATGGGAATAAGAGCAAAATGTCGGAGGCAAGTTCAGAAACGGAAACAGTCCAGGATGTTTGCTGCCATGGTGGCTGTCACCAAGGCAACCAACCAGGCATGGATGACTTCAAGGAGTTTTTGCGTGGAACAACAGGAGGCAGGTTGTTAAGTCTTTGGATGGACATTGAGAGGCTGAAAACCCTAAACAGGGAGAGGGAGAACAG CTTTTTGGCTTTAATGAGGAGCCGCTACCTGCTAAGCAGCAGTCAGAACAGTCTACGCTTGCAACAGCTCTGCAGGTTCGGGCTGACTACCTCCCCCTGCTGGACAAAAGAGAGACTGTGCTCAGTACAGCCCAAAGTCATGGAGTCAATCACATCCTATTg GGTTCCTCGTTACTGGACATCCCCTCAAGTTCAAGTAGACCTGAATGATCCTGATAGGGAGTGGTGTGTAAGCCCTTATTTGGCCTCAATGACCCCTTGTTCTCTTTGTCCTGAACCTTGGCTTCCGCTTCCCTACAATCCACAG TTTTGCGAGCATTCTCACCCAAGCAGAAGCCAATCACTAGAGCGCACAAGACTGGAAAAGGTTTTACAGGCATTATTTGTTGACCCTGAGGCTGGCTCATACTTCACTCATTTTTGTGAGCAGTCTGGAAACCAG TTATGGGAGAATGCAgtttatttttggaatgacCTCCAGCACCATCATGAGCTCTTCTACCAGGACAGACTGGATCCCTACAGAGTGCAGAGAATAGCTCag GTTATCTGCTCCACATACCTCCATAGTTCTGCCAGCAGGAGCATTGGCATGAAAGAGGAGATTAAGAAGGAGGTGTACAACCAGCTGACGCCTGCTTTTGAGGAGCTCTTTGATAAAGTTGAAGACCACATCTTGAACATCCTCATGGAGGCTTGGACAGCGCTTGTTGACCTGGACAAAAAAGCCTTCCTGCAG GTAGACGTGTACAAGAATGTACGCTGTGTGAACACTTGGCAATTCAGGGAGCTCCAGAACTTGTATGCagaattcaaacaaaacaagcatcAA CAAATAACATCACCATTGAATACTGCATCCGGGCTCTTCTCTCAGGGTCACCGGGACCTTGAGTCTTGGTCCAATGTGCCAGCACAGTACCAAGGTTACCGCTTAGGCTCTTTACTTCGACACCATCATGAGATCTGGCATTTTATGTCTTTCCTCCGAAATAAAGATGCCAG TATCCACCTGGAATGCTGGCTGGACCTGGAGCAGTACAGGCAGACTCCTCAGAGGAACAAGGCATTGACACAGGACCGGTCTTCTCACATTGCGAGAAAATATCTCAACTCAAACTATTTCTTTAGTTCCCAAAGTCCTGCTACTGAAGAGCAACAGAATCAT aTATTGCACTTGGCAGGTGGACTGGAGCTTCTGCAATTCGAATGTCTCTCAAAGCCAGTTACCGTGGAGATCCAGGAGATCATCCGATGTCACATTGAGAAAAAATGGCTGCCTGAGTTTCTGGCCACAGCAGAGTTTAGAGAGCGGTGGAAACGCAAAGCAAAG GACAGCACGCATCGACACAAGACAAGAAAAGAAGGCTGGAAG AGTCAGGGCTTGTGGATGAGTTCCTCCAAGGAGATCCTTCTTTTTCGACGGCTTCTCCTCAACCCCGCCTCCTGTTTGCACTTCCAGCACTTTGTTTCTCCGAGGGGTGACTTCCTAGAGAATGATGTGCTCTTTTGGCTGGAGGTGCAGCGGTACAAG GACCTGTGTCATTCTCACAGTGACGAGGCCACAATTCAACAGAAGATCTCCACAATCATTAAGTGTTTCATCAATTCATCCTCACCTCCGGCCCTGCAGATAGACATCCCTCTGGAGCAGGCAAAGCACATTATGGAGAAACGTCACAAACTGGGCCCTTATATTTTCAGAGAGGCACAG ATGTCAGTTTTCAGTGAGTTGCTCAGATTTTGGCCCAAGTTTCAGGAGCTTAGCAGCAGTGTACTAGAGGGTCAGTTGCTGGAAATGCTTCAAGATGAACGAGTCAAACACAAAGCCAGAGTGCGGAGACaaaggaggaaggaggaggaagaggatgagagGAGAGCTCAG GAGGAATATGTGAAACGGCTAACTCGCAGTTCTAGTGAAAATGATGATATGCAAAATGAGAAGGATAAGGGAGTAGAAAAAAGAGCATCTCAGACTACGAGCGGCCTGACGCTGTTTTCGCCAAAGCCA TTCTCGTGGTCGTATTCCAAATACATGGCAGCTCTGAAGAGAAACGAGAGGCTGCTAAAGAGACAAAGTCAGAAAGAAGCCTCATTCTCCACATACTCAG TGTCCTCTGACGGCAGTGTGACGTCAACAGGAAGAAAAGGCAGCCACCAGAAGGCCTCACGGCCATCCTCCAAGTCACATGTGAAAGAAAGTCAGTAA
- the LOC119136391 gene encoding regulator of G-protein signaling 22 isoform X1 codes for MHSDISIEFPQLTVHNFENFLTSDHLFVHTLNRFLSLPCFPQALLYNEETDQFEVPSDAAEFTFNKIRSALEYTKSQILHKNVKALAKTPLVDNSYAVSCLDRKQGVQWIIKERLTYFLQSSCYHEYRLSKLLFQWARNINIDRSTCNCRLATAVLSDKEGFRAHENNSSKQGCVRIHQLLGTSSGHSAQVHRNVSESSRRSSKLSSSTSFASTLYGADINIRETSDASQEKQIHEEASELDLQNLAAQIVHKVVDDAVFKLTAQNHKKCTCIDKKCKCMHWHCSVDENTKKSCKECQKWSRGNDICDGNKSKMSEASSETETVQDVCCHGGCHQGNQPGMDDFKEFLRGTTGGRLLSLWMDIERLKTLNRERENSFLALMRSRYLLSSSQNSLRLQQLCRFGLTTSPCWTKERLCSVQPKVMESITSYWVPRYWTSPQVQVDLNDPDREWCVSPYLASMTPCSLCPEPWLPLPYNPQFCEHSHPSRSQSLERTRLEKVLQALFVDPEAGSYFTHFCEQSGNQLWENAVYFWNDLQHHHELFYQDRLDPYRVQRIAQVICSTYLHSSASRSIGMKEEIKKEVYNQLTPAFEELFDKVEDHILNILMEAWTALVDLDKKAFLQVDVYKNVRCVNTWQFRELQNLYAEFKQNKHQQQITSPLNTASGLFSQGHRDLESWSNVPAQYQGYRLGSLLRHHHEIWHFMSFLRNKDASIHLECWLDLEQYRQTPQRNKALTQDRSSHIARKYLNSNYFFSSQSPATEEQQNHILHLAGGLELLQFECLSKPVTVEIQEIIRCHIEKKWLPEFLATAEFRERWKRKAKDSTHRHKTRKEGWKSQGLWMSSSKEILLFRRLLLNPASCLHFQHFVSPRGDFLENDVLFWLEVQRYKDLCHSHSDEATIQQKISTIIKCFINSSSPPALQIDIPLEQAKHIMEKRHKLGPYIFREAQMSVFSELLRFWPKFQELSSSVLEGQLLEMLQDERVKHKARVRRQRRKEEEEDERRAQEEYVKRLTRSSSENDDMQNEKDKGVEKRASQTTSGLTLFSPKPFSWSYSKYMAALKRNERLLKRQSQKEASFSTYSVSSDGSVTSTGRKGSHQKASRPSSKSHVKESQ; via the exons ATGCATAGTGACATTTCAATAG AGTTTCCCCAGCttactgttcataatttt GAGAACTTCCTGACCTCCGATCACCTGTTTGTTCACACGTTAAATCGATTTTTAAGTCTGCCG TGTTTCCCACAGGCTTTGCTGtacaatgaggagacggatcAGTTCGAGGTGCCAAGCGACGCGGCAGAGTTCACCTTCAACAAAATCAGATCGGCACTAGAATACACCAAATCACAGATCCTTCATAAGAATGTCAAAGCGCTGGCAAAAACCCCTTTGGTGGACAACAGTTACGCTGTCTCG TGTCTGGACAGAAAACAGGGGGTTCAGTGGATTATAAAGGAAAGATTGACTTATTTCCTTCAAAGTAGCTGCTACCATGAGTACAG ATTATCCAAGTTGTTGTTTCAGTGGGCACGAAATATAAACATCGACAGGAGTACATGCAACTGTCGTCTAGCCACGGCTGTTCTGAGTGACAAAGAAGGATTCCGTGCTCACGAGAACAATTCATCCAAACAAG GTTGTGTGAGAATACATCAGCTGCTCGGTACATCCTCTGGCCACAGCGCACAAGTCCACAGAAATGTCAGTGAATCATCAAGGCGTTCTTCTAAGCTGTCTTCCTCCACTTCCTTTGCGTCAACCCTCTACGGTGCTGACATCAACATCCGAGAGACATCAGACGCATCTCAAGAAAAGCAAATACATGAAGAGGCCTCGGAACTGGATTTGCAAAACCTGGCTGCCCAAATAGTTCACAAGGTAGTTGACGATGCTGTCTTTAAGTTGACCGCACAGAACCACAAAAAGTGTACTTGCATCGATAAAAAATGCAAGTGTATGCATTGGCACTGTTCAGTTGATGAGAACACTAAAAAATCCTGTAAAGAATGCCAAAAATGGAGTCGAGGCAATGACATTTGTGATGGGAATAAGAGCAAAATGTCGGAGGCAAGTTCAGAAACGGAAACAGTCCAGGATGTTTGCTGCCATGGTGGCTGTCACCAAGGCAACCAACCAGGCATGGATGACTTCAAGGAGTTTTTGCGTGGAACAACAGGAGGCAGGTTGTTAAGTCTTTGGATGGACATTGAGAGGCTGAAAACCCTAAACAGGGAGAGGGAGAACAG CTTTTTGGCTTTAATGAGGAGCCGCTACCTGCTAAGCAGCAGTCAGAACAGTCTACGCTTGCAACAGCTCTGCAGGTTCGGGCTGACTACCTCCCCCTGCTGGACAAAAGAGAGACTGTGCTCAGTACAGCCCAAAGTCATGGAGTCAATCACATCCTATTg GGTTCCTCGTTACTGGACATCCCCTCAAGTTCAAGTAGACCTGAATGATCCTGATAGGGAGTGGTGTGTAAGCCCTTATTTGGCCTCAATGACCCCTTGTTCTCTTTGTCCTGAACCTTGGCTTCCGCTTCCCTACAATCCACAG TTTTGCGAGCATTCTCACCCAAGCAGAAGCCAATCACTAGAGCGCACAAGACTGGAAAAGGTTTTACAGGCATTATTTGTTGACCCTGAGGCTGGCTCATACTTCACTCATTTTTGTGAGCAGTCTGGAAACCAG TTATGGGAGAATGCAgtttatttttggaatgacCTCCAGCACCATCATGAGCTCTTCTACCAGGACAGACTGGATCCCTACAGAGTGCAGAGAATAGCTCag GTTATCTGCTCCACATACCTCCATAGTTCTGCCAGCAGGAGCATTGGCATGAAAGAGGAGATTAAGAAGGAGGTGTACAACCAGCTGACGCCTGCTTTTGAGGAGCTCTTTGATAAAGTTGAAGACCACATCTTGAACATCCTCATGGAGGCTTGGACAGCGCTTGTTGACCTGGACAAAAAAGCCTTCCTGCAG GTAGACGTGTACAAGAATGTACGCTGTGTGAACACTTGGCAATTCAGGGAGCTCCAGAACTTGTATGCagaattcaaacaaaacaagcatcAA cAGCAAATAACATCACCATTGAATACTGCATCCGGGCTCTTCTCTCAGGGTCACCGGGACCTTGAGTCTTGGTCCAATGTGCCAGCACAGTACCAAGGTTACCGCTTAGGCTCTTTACTTCGACACCATCATGAGATCTGGCATTTTATGTCTTTCCTCCGAAATAAAGATGCCAG TATCCACCTGGAATGCTGGCTGGACCTGGAGCAGTACAGGCAGACTCCTCAGAGGAACAAGGCATTGACACAGGACCGGTCTTCTCACATTGCGAGAAAATATCTCAACTCAAACTATTTCTTTAGTTCCCAAAGTCCTGCTACTGAAGAGCAACAGAATCAT aTATTGCACTTGGCAGGTGGACTGGAGCTTCTGCAATTCGAATGTCTCTCAAAGCCAGTTACCGTGGAGATCCAGGAGATCATCCGATGTCACATTGAGAAAAAATGGCTGCCTGAGTTTCTGGCCACAGCAGAGTTTAGAGAGCGGTGGAAACGCAAAGCAAAG GACAGCACGCATCGACACAAGACAAGAAAAGAAGGCTGGAAG AGTCAGGGCTTGTGGATGAGTTCCTCCAAGGAGATCCTTCTTTTTCGACGGCTTCTCCTCAACCCCGCCTCCTGTTTGCACTTCCAGCACTTTGTTTCTCCGAGGGGTGACTTCCTAGAGAATGATGTGCTCTTTTGGCTGGAGGTGCAGCGGTACAAG GACCTGTGTCATTCTCACAGTGACGAGGCCACAATTCAACAGAAGATCTCCACAATCATTAAGTGTTTCATCAATTCATCCTCACCTCCGGCCCTGCAGATAGACATCCCTCTGGAGCAGGCAAAGCACATTATGGAGAAACGTCACAAACTGGGCCCTTATATTTTCAGAGAGGCACAG ATGTCAGTTTTCAGTGAGTTGCTCAGATTTTGGCCCAAGTTTCAGGAGCTTAGCAGCAGTGTACTAGAGGGTCAGTTGCTGGAAATGCTTCAAGATGAACGAGTCAAACACAAAGCCAGAGTGCGGAGACaaaggaggaaggaggaggaagaggatgagagGAGAGCTCAG GAGGAATATGTGAAACGGCTAACTCGCAGTTCTAGTGAAAATGATGATATGCAAAATGAGAAGGATAAGGGAGTAGAAAAAAGAGCATCTCAGACTACGAGCGGCCTGACGCTGTTTTCGCCAAAGCCA TTCTCGTGGTCGTATTCCAAATACATGGCAGCTCTGAAGAGAAACGAGAGGCTGCTAAAGAGACAAAGTCAGAAAGAAGCCTCATTCTCCACATACTCAG TGTCCTCTGACGGCAGTGTGACGTCAACAGGAAGAAAAGGCAGCCACCAGAAGGCCTCACGGCCATCCTCCAAGTCACATGTGAAAGAAAGTCAGTAA
- the LOC119136391 gene encoding regulator of G-protein signaling 22 isoform X3 gives MHSDISIEFPQLTVHNFENFLTSDHLFVHTLNRFLSLPCFPQALLYNEETDQFEVPSDAAEFTFNKIRSALEYTKSQILHKNVKALAKTPLVDNSYAVSCLDRKQGVQWIIKERLTYFLQSSCYHEYRLSKLLFQWARNINIDRSTCNCRLATAVLSDKEGFRAHENNSSKQGCVRIHQLLGTSSGHSAQVHRNVSESSRRSSKLSSSTSFASTLYGADINIRETSDASQEKQIHEEASELDLQNLAAQIVHKVVDDAVFKLTAQNHKKCTCIDKKCKCMHWHCSVDENTKKSCKECQKWSRGNDICDGNKSKMSEASSETETVQDVCCHGGCHQGNQPGMDDFKEFLRGTTGGRLLSLWMDIERLKTLNRERENSFLALMRSRYLLSSSQNSLRLQQLCRFGLTTSPCWTKERLCSVQPKVMESITSYWVPRYWTSPQVQVDLNDPDREWCVSPYLASMTPCSLCPEPWLPLPYNPQFCEHSHPSRSQSLERTRLEKVLQALFVDPEAGSYFTHFCEQSGNQLWENAVYFWNDLQHHHELFYQDRLDPYRVQRIAQVICSTYLHSSASRSIGMKEEIKKEVYNQLTPAFEELFDKVEDHILNILMEAWTALVDLDKKAFLQVDVYKNVRCVNTWQFRELQNLYAEFKQNKHQGHRDLESWSNVPAQYQGYRLGSLLRHHHEIWHFMSFLRNKDASIHLECWLDLEQYRQTPQRNKALTQDRSSHIARKYLNSNYFFSSQSPATEEQQNHILHLAGGLELLQFECLSKPVTVEIQEIIRCHIEKKWLPEFLATAEFRERWKRKAKDSTHRHKTRKEGWKSQGLWMSSSKEILLFRRLLLNPASCLHFQHFVSPRGDFLENDVLFWLEVQRYKDLCHSHSDEATIQQKISTIIKCFINSSSPPALQIDIPLEQAKHIMEKRHKLGPYIFREAQMSVFSELLRFWPKFQELSSSVLEGQLLEMLQDERVKHKARVRRQRRKEEEEDERRAQEEYVKRLTRSSSENDDMQNEKDKGVEKRASQTTSGLTLFSPKPFSWSYSKYMAALKRNERLLKRQSQKEASFSTYSVSSDGSVTSTGRKGSHQKASRPSSKSHVKESQ, from the exons ATGCATAGTGACATTTCAATAG AGTTTCCCCAGCttactgttcataatttt GAGAACTTCCTGACCTCCGATCACCTGTTTGTTCACACGTTAAATCGATTTTTAAGTCTGCCG TGTTTCCCACAGGCTTTGCTGtacaatgaggagacggatcAGTTCGAGGTGCCAAGCGACGCGGCAGAGTTCACCTTCAACAAAATCAGATCGGCACTAGAATACACCAAATCACAGATCCTTCATAAGAATGTCAAAGCGCTGGCAAAAACCCCTTTGGTGGACAACAGTTACGCTGTCTCG TGTCTGGACAGAAAACAGGGGGTTCAGTGGATTATAAAGGAAAGATTGACTTATTTCCTTCAAAGTAGCTGCTACCATGAGTACAG ATTATCCAAGTTGTTGTTTCAGTGGGCACGAAATATAAACATCGACAGGAGTACATGCAACTGTCGTCTAGCCACGGCTGTTCTGAGTGACAAAGAAGGATTCCGTGCTCACGAGAACAATTCATCCAAACAAG GTTGTGTGAGAATACATCAGCTGCTCGGTACATCCTCTGGCCACAGCGCACAAGTCCACAGAAATGTCAGTGAATCATCAAGGCGTTCTTCTAAGCTGTCTTCCTCCACTTCCTTTGCGTCAACCCTCTACGGTGCTGACATCAACATCCGAGAGACATCAGACGCATCTCAAGAAAAGCAAATACATGAAGAGGCCTCGGAACTGGATTTGCAAAACCTGGCTGCCCAAATAGTTCACAAGGTAGTTGACGATGCTGTCTTTAAGTTGACCGCACAGAACCACAAAAAGTGTACTTGCATCGATAAAAAATGCAAGTGTATGCATTGGCACTGTTCAGTTGATGAGAACACTAAAAAATCCTGTAAAGAATGCCAAAAATGGAGTCGAGGCAATGACATTTGTGATGGGAATAAGAGCAAAATGTCGGAGGCAAGTTCAGAAACGGAAACAGTCCAGGATGTTTGCTGCCATGGTGGCTGTCACCAAGGCAACCAACCAGGCATGGATGACTTCAAGGAGTTTTTGCGTGGAACAACAGGAGGCAGGTTGTTAAGTCTTTGGATGGACATTGAGAGGCTGAAAACCCTAAACAGGGAGAGGGAGAACAG CTTTTTGGCTTTAATGAGGAGCCGCTACCTGCTAAGCAGCAGTCAGAACAGTCTACGCTTGCAACAGCTCTGCAGGTTCGGGCTGACTACCTCCCCCTGCTGGACAAAAGAGAGACTGTGCTCAGTACAGCCCAAAGTCATGGAGTCAATCACATCCTATTg GGTTCCTCGTTACTGGACATCCCCTCAAGTTCAAGTAGACCTGAATGATCCTGATAGGGAGTGGTGTGTAAGCCCTTATTTGGCCTCAATGACCCCTTGTTCTCTTTGTCCTGAACCTTGGCTTCCGCTTCCCTACAATCCACAG TTTTGCGAGCATTCTCACCCAAGCAGAAGCCAATCACTAGAGCGCACAAGACTGGAAAAGGTTTTACAGGCATTATTTGTTGACCCTGAGGCTGGCTCATACTTCACTCATTTTTGTGAGCAGTCTGGAAACCAG TTATGGGAGAATGCAgtttatttttggaatgacCTCCAGCACCATCATGAGCTCTTCTACCAGGACAGACTGGATCCCTACAGAGTGCAGAGAATAGCTCag GTTATCTGCTCCACATACCTCCATAGTTCTGCCAGCAGGAGCATTGGCATGAAAGAGGAGATTAAGAAGGAGGTGTACAACCAGCTGACGCCTGCTTTTGAGGAGCTCTTTGATAAAGTTGAAGACCACATCTTGAACATCCTCATGGAGGCTTGGACAGCGCTTGTTGACCTGGACAAAAAAGCCTTCCTGCAG GTAGACGTGTACAAGAATGTACGCTGTGTGAACACTTGGCAATTCAGGGAGCTCCAGAACTTGTATGCagaattcaaacaaaacaagcatcAA GGTCACCGGGACCTTGAGTCTTGGTCCAATGTGCCAGCACAGTACCAAGGTTACCGCTTAGGCTCTTTACTTCGACACCATCATGAGATCTGGCATTTTATGTCTTTCCTCCGAAATAAAGATGCCAG TATCCACCTGGAATGCTGGCTGGACCTGGAGCAGTACAGGCAGACTCCTCAGAGGAACAAGGCATTGACACAGGACCGGTCTTCTCACATTGCGAGAAAATATCTCAACTCAAACTATTTCTTTAGTTCCCAAAGTCCTGCTACTGAAGAGCAACAGAATCAT aTATTGCACTTGGCAGGTGGACTGGAGCTTCTGCAATTCGAATGTCTCTCAAAGCCAGTTACCGTGGAGATCCAGGAGATCATCCGATGTCACATTGAGAAAAAATGGCTGCCTGAGTTTCTGGCCACAGCAGAGTTTAGAGAGCGGTGGAAACGCAAAGCAAAG GACAGCACGCATCGACACAAGACAAGAAAAGAAGGCTGGAAG AGTCAGGGCTTGTGGATGAGTTCCTCCAAGGAGATCCTTCTTTTTCGACGGCTTCTCCTCAACCCCGCCTCCTGTTTGCACTTCCAGCACTTTGTTTCTCCGAGGGGTGACTTCCTAGAGAATGATGTGCTCTTTTGGCTGGAGGTGCAGCGGTACAAG GACCTGTGTCATTCTCACAGTGACGAGGCCACAATTCAACAGAAGATCTCCACAATCATTAAGTGTTTCATCAATTCATCCTCACCTCCGGCCCTGCAGATAGACATCCCTCTGGAGCAGGCAAAGCACATTATGGAGAAACGTCACAAACTGGGCCCTTATATTTTCAGAGAGGCACAG ATGTCAGTTTTCAGTGAGTTGCTCAGATTTTGGCCCAAGTTTCAGGAGCTTAGCAGCAGTGTACTAGAGGGTCAGTTGCTGGAAATGCTTCAAGATGAACGAGTCAAACACAAAGCCAGAGTGCGGAGACaaaggaggaaggaggaggaagaggatgagagGAGAGCTCAG GAGGAATATGTGAAACGGCTAACTCGCAGTTCTAGTGAAAATGATGATATGCAAAATGAGAAGGATAAGGGAGTAGAAAAAAGAGCATCTCAGACTACGAGCGGCCTGACGCTGTTTTCGCCAAAGCCA TTCTCGTGGTCGTATTCCAAATACATGGCAGCTCTGAAGAGAAACGAGAGGCTGCTAAAGAGACAAAGTCAGAAAGAAGCCTCATTCTCCACATACTCAG TGTCCTCTGACGGCAGTGTGACGTCAACAGGAAGAAAAGGCAGCCACCAGAAGGCCTCACGGCCATCCTCCAAGTCACATGTGAAAGAAAGTCAGTAA